In one Hymenobacter sp. DG25B genomic region, the following are encoded:
- a CDS encoding GNAT family N-acetyltransferase encodes MIFREAQVDDIPQMMVVRLAVRENRLSDPTRVTAPHYVEYLTQRGQGWVCAVENQVVGFAIADLQDHNIWALFVHPDFDGRGIGKQLHQLMLDWYFRQTTETVWLSTAPSTRAEEFYRRQGWQETGRTRSGEVRFEMCAWPSHIL; translated from the coding sequence ATGATTTTCCGAGAAGCGCAGGTCGATGATATTCCGCAGATGATGGTAGTGCGGCTGGCAGTGCGCGAAAACCGGCTTTCAGACCCTACCCGGGTAACGGCCCCGCACTATGTGGAGTACCTCACGCAGCGTGGCCAGGGCTGGGTGTGTGCGGTAGAAAACCAGGTAGTTGGTTTTGCCATTGCTGATTTACAGGACCACAACATCTGGGCCTTGTTCGTGCATCCCGATTTTGACGGCCGGGGCATTGGCAAACAGCTGCACCAGCTCATGCTGGACTGGTATTTCCGCCAGACCACCGAAACCGTGTGGCTCAGCACCGCGCCCAGCACCCGCGCCGAGGAATTCTACCGCCGCCAGGGCTGGCAGGAAACCGGCCGCACTAGGAGTGGTGAGGTGCGGTTTGAGATGTGCGCCTGGCCAAGCCATATCTTGTAA
- a CDS encoding MFS transporter, producing the protein MTTPQRSRAAVSALFFLSGLCFASWASRIPDIRLHLGLSEGQLGQLLLAMPVGSVAALPLAGWLVDTYGSRRVVQIAAAMYALALPLLGWAPTAWTLAAGLVLFGSGGNLLNISVNAQALEVQKGYGEKVIMGSFHGIWSLAGFVGGVVGAWLVGWQQTPLVHFMGISAALLLLLLVVRGSLPQSTAHAAGSGLVLRMPDGYLLRLGLIALFGLLCEGCMFDWSGVYFQQVVHADKAWVTSGYVAFMSTMALGRFGSDFLTSHLGVARVLQLSSALICLGLLMAVLLPGLPTALLGFLLVGFGTSSVIPLTYSAAGRVKGMSPGIALALVSTVGFFGFLAGPPLIGLLAQVSSLRLSFAFVALMGAVIGLLTIGMTNSKEVLEPVPLPLEG; encoded by the coding sequence ATGACAACTCCTCAACGGAGCCGCGCTGCTGTAAGCGCGCTATTTTTTCTTAGTGGCCTGTGCTTTGCCAGCTGGGCCTCCCGCATTCCGGATATTCGCTTACATCTGGGTCTGTCCGAAGGGCAGTTGGGTCAATTGCTTTTGGCTATGCCGGTAGGCTCGGTGGCCGCTTTGCCACTGGCAGGCTGGCTGGTAGATACCTACGGCAGCCGACGGGTAGTGCAAATTGCGGCGGCCATGTATGCCCTGGCCCTGCCGCTGCTGGGCTGGGCTCCCACCGCCTGGACGCTGGCCGCCGGCCTGGTGCTGTTCGGCAGCGGCGGCAACCTGCTGAATATCTCCGTGAATGCCCAGGCCCTGGAAGTCCAGAAAGGCTACGGCGAGAAAGTCATTATGGGCTCGTTCCACGGCATCTGGAGCCTGGCGGGTTTTGTAGGGGGCGTGGTAGGCGCGTGGCTGGTGGGCTGGCAGCAAACGCCGCTGGTGCATTTCATGGGCATTAGCGCCGCGCTGCTGCTTCTGCTGCTGGTGGTGCGGGGCAGCTTGCCACAGTCCACGGCGCACGCGGCGGGTTCCGGCCTGGTGTTGCGCATGCCCGATGGCTACCTTTTGCGGTTGGGCCTTATTGCCTTGTTTGGCTTGCTTTGCGAAGGCTGCATGTTTGACTGGAGCGGGGTGTACTTCCAGCAGGTGGTGCACGCCGATAAAGCCTGGGTTACCAGCGGCTACGTGGCCTTTATGAGCACCATGGCCCTCGGCCGCTTCGGCTCCGACTTCCTCACCAGCCACCTGGGCGTGGCGCGGGTACTGCAGCTCAGCAGCGCGCTTATCTGCCTGGGTTTGCTCATGGCGGTGCTGTTGCCTGGTCTGCCCACGGCGCTGCTGGGCTTTCTGCTGGTAGGGTTTGGCACCTCGTCGGTTATTCCCCTCACGTACAGTGCCGCCGGGCGGGTAAAGGGCATGTCGCCGGGCATAGCGCTGGCGCTGGTATCAACGGTGGGGTTCTTTGGTTTTCTGGCCGGCCCACCTCTAATTGGATTGCTGGCGCAGGTTTCCAGCCTGCGGCTTTCCTTTGCTTTTGTGGCTTTGATGGGCGCTGTCATCGGCCTGCTCACCATTGGCATGACCAATAGCAAGGAAGTGCTGGAGCCGGTACCGCTGCCGTTGGAAGGGTAA